One genomic window of Streptomyces sp. NBC_01498 includes the following:
- a CDS encoding glycoside hydrolase family 26 protein, translating into MTASDGRGGKWAYTPVVLAAVALLLAGIGIWATEADGPGDDCAATARLEPPCGAWWGAYVPYDEDGPAEGSLTRAVYAFEKKIGRRLDLVYNYHDMSNTELDGQLLTPDERELGEDRMLMLAWESTVWREKHHENWTEDQLGWAGLASGRYDEKIVDPQARRIKEYGERHGKRIFLSFDQEVDARIEEGAGTPAQYVAAYRHLHDRFRELGVDNVVWVWTVSGFLGSADEMKALYPGDAYVDWIGMDQYNYFLCHGTTDWKDFESSQRPTYDWLRAHVSDEKPLMLAEFGTVPDPADPERQRDWYARIPYTVRTMPEVRALVQWNRPVPGKYCDLTVNEGPGLAGYREAGRDGYFRQPPPGQPPG; encoded by the coding sequence TTGACGGCGTCCGACGGCCGGGGCGGGAAGTGGGCGTACACCCCCGTCGTGCTGGCCGCCGTCGCGCTGCTCCTCGCCGGGATCGGCATCTGGGCCACCGAGGCGGACGGGCCGGGGGACGACTGCGCGGCGACCGCGCGGCTGGAGCCGCCGTGCGGGGCGTGGTGGGGCGCGTACGTCCCGTACGACGAGGACGGCCCGGCGGAGGGCTCGCTGACCAGGGCCGTGTACGCGTTCGAGAAGAAGATCGGCCGCAGGCTCGACCTCGTCTACAACTACCACGACATGTCGAACACGGAACTCGACGGCCAACTGCTCACCCCCGACGAGCGGGAGCTGGGTGAGGACCGGATGCTGATGCTGGCCTGGGAGTCCACGGTCTGGCGCGAGAAGCACCACGAGAACTGGACCGAGGACCAGCTGGGCTGGGCCGGCCTCGCCTCCGGCCGCTACGACGAGAAGATCGTCGACCCGCAGGCGCGCCGTATCAAGGAGTACGGCGAGAGGCACGGCAAGCGGATCTTCCTCTCCTTCGACCAGGAGGTCGACGCCCGGATCGAGGAGGGCGCGGGCACCCCGGCGCAGTACGTCGCCGCCTACCGCCATCTCCACGACCGCTTCCGGGAGTTGGGAGTGGACAACGTGGTGTGGGTGTGGACGGTCTCCGGCTTTCTCGGCAGCGCGGACGAGATGAAGGCGCTGTATCCGGGCGACGCGTACGTCGACTGGATCGGCATGGACCAGTACAACTACTTCCTCTGCCACGGCACCACCGACTGGAAGGACTTCGAGAGCAGCCAGCGCCCCACCTACGACTGGCTGCGGGCCCACGTCTCGGACGAGAAGCCGCTGATGCTCGCCGAGTTCGGCACGGTCCCGGATCCGGCGGACCCGGAACGGCAGCGCGACTGGTACGCCCGTATCCCCTACACGGTGCGCACGATGCCGGAGGTGAGGGCGCTGGTGCAGTGGAACCGGCCGGTGCCGGGGAAGTACTGCGACCTGACGGTCAACGAGGGCCCGGGGCTGGCCGGTTACCGCGAGGCGGGCCGGGACGGCTACTTCCGCCAGCCGCCGCCGGGACAGCCGCCGGGGTGA